A portion of the Thermoanaerobaculum aquaticum genome contains these proteins:
- a CDS encoding ABC transporter ATP-binding protein, with protein sequence MKVLLRLLRYTRPHMGWAAVAVVGMAGVALATVFLMYLVVPLFDNMLGAGAAQQILGKTVAGQASAAPKKAPNPVVRALQHQFERARDLLSAHLPSDRWSLAVLVLLTVFVKNALTYFGHYAFYRTGLATVKDLRDQLVDALLRQSPAYFQKQPTAVLMSRVTNDVEQITAAISDRFGDLFQDSFTVVGLLVYAFSLNFRFALAALVVAPLLIAPIWHFSRKLRKRSHQSQQRLGEMNTVLDEVFKGHRVVQAFGMERFESARFREATRRHFKANLKARKVQALNAPVMEVLGVAGAMALIGYASHLISRGEMTVGLFTSFLFALYGMYNPIKRLNKLNLAMQMAIAAGERVFAVVDAPVLIADKPGARPFTGLREAIRFEGVSFAYEPEKPVLRDFNLVIPAGKVVALVGPSGAGKSTVAQLLPRFWDVDSGVITADGVDIREFTLASWRAAIGLVTQETVLFNTTIRANIAYGQERVDEERLRACARAAFAEEFILEFPEGYDTVVGEAGVKLSGGQRQRIAVARALYKDPPILILDEATSALDAEAEAVVQKALENLMRGRTTLVIAHRLATVRNADWIAVMDQGKVVEEGTHGELMARGGLYARLAELQGLSE encoded by the coding sequence GTGAAGGTCCTTTTGCGTCTTTTGCGCTACACGCGGCCGCATATGGGGTGGGCGGCAGTGGCGGTGGTGGGCATGGCTGGGGTGGCGCTGGCCACGGTTTTCCTCATGTACCTGGTGGTGCCGCTTTTTGACAACATGCTGGGGGCAGGGGCAGCCCAGCAGATCCTGGGCAAGACCGTGGCCGGACAAGCTTCGGCAGCGCCCAAGAAGGCGCCTAACCCCGTCGTGCGCGCGCTCCAGCACCAGTTTGAGCGAGCGAGGGACCTGCTTTCCGCCCATTTGCCCTCCGACCGCTGGTCGCTGGCGGTGCTGGTGTTGCTCACGGTTTTTGTAAAGAACGCCCTCACCTACTTTGGGCATTACGCCTTTTACCGAACGGGTCTGGCCACCGTCAAGGACTTGCGGGACCAGCTGGTGGATGCCCTGTTGCGGCAATCCCCGGCGTACTTTCAAAAGCAACCCACAGCGGTGCTCATGTCCCGCGTCACCAACGACGTGGAGCAAATCACCGCGGCGATTTCTGATCGCTTCGGGGATCTCTTCCAGGATTCCTTCACGGTGGTGGGGCTTTTGGTGTACGCCTTTTCGTTGAACTTCCGCTTTGCCCTGGCGGCGCTGGTGGTGGCCCCGCTGCTCATTGCCCCCATTTGGCACTTTTCCCGCAAGCTCCGCAAGCGCTCCCACCAAAGCCAGCAGCGCTTGGGGGAGATGAACACCGTTTTGGACGAGGTGTTCAAGGGCCATCGGGTGGTGCAAGCCTTTGGCATGGAGCGCTTCGAATCGGCCCGTTTCCGCGAGGCCACCCGCCGCCACTTCAAGGCCAACCTCAAAGCCCGCAAGGTGCAAGCGCTTAACGCGCCGGTGATGGAGGTGCTGGGGGTGGCCGGCGCCATGGCCCTCATTGGATACGCTTCGCACCTGATTTCCCGCGGGGAGATGACCGTAGGGCTCTTCACCTCGTTTTTGTTTGCCCTCTACGGGATGTACAACCCCATCAAGCGGCTGAACAAGCTCAACCTGGCGATGCAAATGGCCATTGCCGCCGGCGAGCGGGTCTTTGCGGTGGTGGACGCGCCGGTGCTCATTGCTGACAAACCCGGCGCCAGGCCGTTTACGGGTTTGCGAGAGGCTATCCGCTTCGAGGGCGTTTCCTTTGCCTACGAGCCGGAAAAACCGGTGCTGCGGGACTTCAACCTGGTGATTCCCGCCGGCAAGGTGGTGGCCCTGGTGGGCCCTTCGGGGGCGGGAAAGTCCACCGTGGCCCAGCTTTTGCCGCGGTTTTGGGATGTGGATTCAGGCGTGATCACCGCCGATGGTGTGGACATCCGCGAGTTTACGCTGGCCTCCTGGCGGGCGGCTATCGGCTTGGTTACGCAAGAGACGGTGCTCTTCAACACCACCATTCGCGCCAACATCGCCTACGGTCAGGAGCGCGTTGACGAAGAAAGGCTTCGGGCCTGCGCTCGCGCGGCTTTTGCCGAGGAGTTCATCCTGGAGTTCCCCGAGGGCTACGACACGGTGGTGGGGGAAGCGGGGGTCAAGCTCTCCGGCGGCCAGCGGCAGCGCATTGCCGTGGCCCGGGCGCTCTACAAGGACCCACCGATCCTCATCCTCGACGAGGCCACCTCGGCTTTGGATGCGGAAGCCGAGGCGGTGGTGCAAAAGGCGTTGGAGAACCTCATGCGCGGCCGCACCACGCTGGTCATCGCCCACCGCTTGGCCACCGTCCGCAACGCCGATTGGATTGCGGTGATGGATCAAGGCAAGGTGGTGGAGGAAGGCACACACGGGGAGCTTATGGCCCGGGGCGGGCTTTACGCCCGCTTGGCGGAGCTGCAGGGGCTTTCCGAATGA
- a CDS encoding DUF6677 family protein, whose product MPAASERPTPVSPTLAVVAAWLVPGLAHLLLGRKQRAAVFALVVVVSFVVGILCQGELILPKPGDPLSYFATLATLGNGVLFFVAKFLGLGDGVPTAVTYEYGNAFLLTAGVMNLLLMLDAYDIAVGKKEW is encoded by the coding sequence ATGCCGGCCGCTAGCGAACGCCCAACGCCTGTGTCTCCCACTTTGGCCGTGGTGGCGGCCTGGCTGGTGCCGGGGCTGGCCCATCTGCTTCTGGGTCGCAAGCAGCGCGCCGCGGTTTTTGCTCTGGTGGTGGTGGTGAGCTTCGTGGTGGGGATCCTCTGCCAGGGGGAGCTGATCCTGCCCAAGCCCGGTGATCCCCTTTCCTACTTTGCCACGCTAGCCACCCTGGGCAACGGCGTTTTGTTTTTTGTTGCCAAGTTTTTGGGCCTGGGGGATGGAGTGCCCACGGCGGTGACCTACGAGTACGGCAACGCGTTCCTGCTCACCGCTGGGGTGATGAACCTGCTTTTGATGCTGGACGCTTACGATATTGCGGTGGGCAAAAAGGAGTGGTGA
- a CDS encoding HIT family protein, with protein MSSGRLAHLFAPWRFAYVSKASEVPGTCIFCAAISGGRETLTVAVGERVFALLNRYPYTAGHVMVAPKAHTGDLTALDRETLAELMELGQKLVRALDRVYHPHGYNLGFNLGEAAGAGIADHLHLHIVPRFRGDTNFMTTNAAVRVVPEDLEVTWEKLTRALEGNDAGR; from the coding sequence CGTTTCGCGTACGTGTCCAAGGCCAGTGAAGTACCCGGTACCTGCATCTTTTGCGCTGCCATCTCCGGCGGGCGCGAAACCCTCACGGTGGCGGTGGGGGAAAGGGTCTTTGCCCTCCTCAACCGCTACCCCTACACCGCCGGCCACGTGATGGTGGCCCCCAAGGCGCACACCGGCGACCTCACCGCGCTGGATCGCGAAACCCTGGCGGAGCTCATGGAGCTAGGGCAAAAGCTGGTGCGGGCCTTAGACCGCGTGTACCACCCCCACGGCTACAACCTGGGCTTCAATCTTGGTGAGGCAGCGGGAGCCGGCATTGCCGACCACCTGCACCTGCACATCGTTCCCCGCTTTCGGGGGGACACCAACTTCATGACCACCAACGCTGCCGTGAGGGTGGTTCCCGAAGATCTGGAGGTCACCTGGGAAAAACTCACCCGCGCTTTGGAGGGTAACGATGCCGGCCGCTAG
- a CDS encoding TAT-variant-translocated molybdopterin oxidoreductase produces MSKAYWRSLSELEDSPEFREKVAQEFPLLAEALTDPRTRRDFLKLAGASLGLLGLASCRWPKETILPFAGQPEGRIPGVPQYFATAMSLFGNALGLLVTSYDGRPIKVEGNPLHPESLGATHLWAQAAVLELYDPDRSRVVVERQAGQRVVSSWENFRQALASSLARPQARGGRGLWVLADGTPSPTRERLRQALSQRFPQASWVDWDPLLNVREAEGLALATGVRAAGKPRLENAGVIASFGADILLRHPSAVANARGFAQRRREGKNRLYVAEPLPTVTGAAADYRLAARPERLLPLLLALARELASSGLALSLPLPAAGELAPEEREFVSRLARDLRQAGREALVLAGESLPAAAHAMVFALNRALGAEGHTVLYFSAPPVQGSLAQLQQALEAGEVELLLILGGNPVVTAPHVPWSSLFSRAEVVRLGLFEDETSRLSRWHLPQAHFLEAWGDLQALTGEYSVVQPLIAPLYEGKTAEEVLALVLGYDSAGYHLVRETFAKLTGGVFQEELWRQTLHDGLWKGEGASPLTLPAKDARWVNELGHAPAGDGLTACLTCDTKVLDGRFANNPWLQELPEPLTKLTWGNAALLAPKTASQLGVRHGELVRVTASGKEVLLPCFVLPGTAENTVGLVAGYGRKAAGRVADNVGVDVLPLFAGSWTTSVRLEPTGKRGDLASTQDQQAIDRIGLEALGHRVGELVREVSASSLAAGLEPVAKGEELRPPMPWKERGFTGEYQWGMVVDLASCIGCGACVVACQAENNIPVVGKKQVQKGRQMHWIRVDRYFAGKPENPKFAFQPMLCQHCENAPCEQVCPVAATVHSEEGLNEMVYNRCVGTRYCSNNCPYKVRRFNFFNYFKDVTPTRKMQFNPEVTVRGRGVMEKCTFCIQRIEKAKIAAHNEHRPLKDGDVVPACAQVCPTQAIVFGNLNDSSSRVAKLFQDPRAYGVLTELNTRPRVLYLAKVTNSEEAS; encoded by the coding sequence GTGAGCAAGGCGTACTGGCGCAGCTTAAGCGAACTGGAAGATAGCCCGGAGTTTCGGGAAAAGGTAGCGCAAGAGTTCCCGCTCCTGGCCGAAGCGTTGACCGATCCCCGCACCCGCCGGGATTTCCTGAAGCTGGCGGGGGCTTCTCTGGGCCTTTTGGGCCTGGCTTCCTGCCGCTGGCCTAAGGAAACCATCCTCCCCTTTGCCGGGCAGCCTGAGGGGCGAATCCCCGGAGTGCCGCAGTACTTTGCCACCGCCATGTCGCTGTTTGGCAACGCCCTGGGGTTGCTGGTGACCAGCTACGACGGGCGCCCCATCAAGGTGGAAGGCAACCCCCTGCACCCGGAAAGCCTGGGAGCGACGCATCTGTGGGCGCAGGCTGCGGTGCTGGAGCTGTACGATCCCGACCGCTCCCGGGTGGTGGTGGAAAGGCAGGCGGGGCAGCGGGTGGTTTCCAGCTGGGAGAACTTCCGGCAAGCTTTGGCTTCCTCGTTGGCCCGGCCACAGGCGCGAGGAGGTCGCGGGTTGTGGGTGCTGGCCGATGGCACGCCCTCGCCCACCCGGGAGCGTTTGCGCCAGGCGCTTTCCCAGCGTTTCCCTCAGGCCTCCTGGGTGGACTGGGACCCCTTGCTTAACGTGCGGGAAGCCGAAGGTTTGGCGCTGGCCACGGGGGTGCGGGCGGCCGGCAAGCCCAGGCTGGAAAACGCCGGCGTTATTGCCAGCTTCGGCGCTGACATTCTCCTCCGCCATCCCTCGGCGGTGGCCAACGCCCGGGGGTTTGCCCAGAGGCGGCGGGAGGGGAAAAACCGCCTTTACGTGGCCGAACCGCTGCCCACGGTCACCGGAGCGGCGGCGGATTATCGTTTGGCGGCCCGGCCCGAGCGGCTTTTGCCTTTGCTTCTGGCTTTGGCCCGCGAGCTGGCGAGCTCCGGGCTTGCCCTTTCCTTGCCCTTGCCGGCCGCGGGCGAGCTTGCTCCTGAAGAGAGGGAGTTTGTAAGCCGGCTGGCCCGAGACTTGCGGCAGGCCGGCAGGGAAGCTCTGGTGTTAGCTGGGGAAAGCCTTCCTGCGGCGGCCCACGCTATGGTGTTTGCCTTGAACCGTGCCCTGGGGGCCGAAGGGCACACGGTGCTTTACTTTTCAGCCCCGCCGGTGCAGGGGAGTCTTGCCCAGTTGCAACAGGCTCTGGAAGCCGGGGAGGTGGAGCTTTTGCTCATCCTCGGCGGCAATCCCGTAGTTACCGCACCCCACGTGCCCTGGTCTTCGCTTTTTTCCAGGGCCGAAGTGGTGCGGCTGGGGCTTTTTGAGGACGAAACCTCGCGCCTCTCTCGCTGGCACCTGCCTCAGGCTCACTTTTTGGAAGCCTGGGGGGACTTGCAAGCCCTCACCGGCGAGTACTCGGTGGTGCAGCCGCTCATTGCCCCTCTGTACGAGGGGAAAACCGCCGAGGAGGTGCTGGCCCTGGTCCTGGGCTACGACAGCGCAGGCTATCACCTGGTGCGGGAAACCTTTGCAAAGCTTACCGGCGGGGTTTTCCAGGAGGAGCTCTGGCGTCAGACCCTCCACGATGGGCTCTGGAAGGGCGAGGGGGCTTCGCCTTTAACCTTGCCGGCCAAAGACGCCCGCTGGGTCAACGAGCTCGGGCACGCTCCTGCCGGCGATGGTCTTACCGCCTGCCTCACCTGCGACACCAAGGTGCTGGACGGGCGGTTTGCCAACAACCCCTGGCTGCAGGAGCTTCCCGAGCCCTTGACCAAGCTCACCTGGGGGAACGCTGCGCTTCTGGCTCCAAAAACGGCGTCCCAGCTGGGGGTGCGACACGGCGAGCTGGTGCGGGTCACGGCTTCCGGCAAGGAGGTGCTGCTGCCCTGCTTTGTGCTGCCGGGGACCGCGGAAAACACCGTGGGTCTGGTGGCCGGGTACGGCCGGAAGGCCGCCGGGCGGGTGGCGGACAACGTGGGGGTGGATGTGCTCCCGCTCTTTGCTGGAAGCTGGACCACCTCGGTGCGCCTGGAACCCACCGGCAAGCGCGGGGACCTGGCCTCCACCCAGGACCAGCAGGCCATTGACCGTATTGGCCTGGAAGCGCTGGGCCATCGGGTGGGAGAGCTCGTCCGGGAGGTGTCGGCTTCGTCACTGGCTGCAGGCTTGGAACCGGTGGCCAAGGGGGAGGAGCTTCGTCCGCCCATGCCCTGGAAGGAGCGAGGGTTTACCGGCGAGTACCAGTGGGGGATGGTGGTGGATTTGGCCTCCTGCATTGGCTGCGGCGCCTGCGTGGTGGCGTGCCAGGCGGAAAACAACATCCCGGTGGTGGGCAAAAAGCAGGTGCAAAAGGGTCGGCAAATGCACTGGATCCGGGTGGACCGCTACTTTGCCGGCAAACCCGAAAACCCCAAGTTTGCCTTTCAGCCCATGCTTTGCCAGCACTGTGAAAACGCCCCCTGCGAGCAGGTGTGCCCGGTGGCGGCCACCGTGCACAGCGAGGAAGGGCTCAACGAAATGGTTTACAACCGCTGTGTGGGCACCCGTTACTGCTCCAATAACTGCCCCTACAAGGTGCGCCGCTTTAACTTCTTCAACTACTTCAAGGACGTGACCCCCACCCGCAAGATGCAGTTCAACCCCGAGGTAACTGTGCGCGGGCGAGGGGTCATGGAAAAGTGCACCTTTTGCATTCAGCGCATTGAAAAAGCCAAGATTGCCGCGCACAACGAGCACCGGCCCCTCAAGGACGGCGATGTGGTGCCCGCGTGCGCGCAGGTTTGCCCCACGCAGGCCATCGTTTTCGGCAACTTGAACGACAGCTCAAGCCGCGTGGCCAAGCTCTTCCAGGACCCCCGGGCCTACGGTGTTCTGACCGAGCTGAATACCCGGCCCCGGGTGCTTTACCTGGCCAAGGTTACTAACTCCGAGGAGGCGAGCTGA
- a CDS encoding cytochrome c3 family protein has protein sequence MSEHGRSRWVFPSWTNQLRVVVGVALVVVPVYLVVLVGYGASPRTTDVGYAPEQPVPYSHALHVGQLGLDCRYCHNTVEVAAKAAIPPTQTCMNCHARVRATSPKLISVRESYATGMPIPWVRVHDLPDYVYFDHSAHVRRGVGCVSCHGRVDTMEVVRQVEPLSMGWCLDCHRNPEPHLRPPELVTSMDWVPPEKPEVYGRRLREQLGVRPSTDCWTCHR, from the coding sequence GTGAGCGAACACGGGCGGTCTCGGTGGGTTTTCCCCTCTTGGACAAACCAGCTGCGGGTGGTGGTGGGCGTGGCTCTGGTGGTGGTCCCGGTGTACCTGGTGGTGCTGGTGGGCTACGGGGCTTCCCCGCGTACCACCGATGTGGGCTATGCCCCGGAGCAACCGGTTCCCTACAGCCACGCCTTGCACGTGGGTCAGCTGGGTTTGGATTGCAGGTACTGCCACAACACCGTGGAGGTGGCGGCCAAAGCCGCCATCCCTCCCACCCAAACCTGCATGAACTGCCATGCGCGGGTGCGGGCCACCAGCCCCAAGCTGATTTCGGTGCGGGAGAGCTACGCCACCGGTATGCCCATCCCCTGGGTGCGGGTCCACGACTTGCCGGACTACGTGTACTTTGACCATTCGGCCCACGTGCGACGGGGTGTGGGGTGTGTGTCCTGCCACGGGCGGGTGGACACCATGGAGGTGGTGCGGCAGGTGGAGCCGCTCTCCATGGGCTGGTGTTTGGATTGCCACCGCAACCCTGAACCCCACCTGCGGCCACCGGAGCTGGTCACCAGCATGGATTGGGTTCCCCCTGAAAAGCCGGAGGTTTACGGACGGCGCTTACGGGAGCAGCTGGGCGTTCGCCCCTCCACCGACTGCTGGACCTGTCACCGCTAG
- the lpxB gene encoding lipid-A-disaccharide synthase yields MACTSPMVRVFLSAAEASADQHGAHLLRELQALTTVEACGVGGQRLREQGLKPLATAEELSVMGLFEVLQHLPRLWRLARYVRREALRFRPDVAVLIDSPDFHLPLARHLSRAGIPVVLYVSPQLWAWRSGRVKLIRRVVRKVLCILPFEVDFYRQHGVNASFVGHPLVDELASIPPVVGQERKHALALLPGSRRHEVEALLPVMLEAFHRLRDEDPQLAGKVIVAPGLSTGDLQALAGPDGSGLEFVENHRYQELAQCEAAFVASGTATLVCALLGVPMVVTYRLHPLSFALASLLVKVPHVGLVNLVAGERVAPELVQDALDATSLAAAGRALLGEEGEIQRRKLSLVREKLGGPGASRRAAEEVLEVAGR; encoded by the coding sequence ATGGCTTGTACGTCGCCCATGGTGAGGGTTTTCCTTTCCGCTGCTGAGGCTTCCGCCGATCAGCACGGCGCCCATCTCCTCCGGGAGCTGCAAGCGTTGACGACCGTGGAGGCCTGTGGGGTGGGCGGCCAGCGCCTCCGGGAGCAAGGCTTAAAGCCCCTGGCCACCGCTGAGGAGCTCTCGGTGATGGGGCTTTTCGAGGTGCTGCAGCACCTCCCGCGCTTATGGCGGCTGGCCCGCTACGTGCGGCGGGAGGCTCTGAGGTTTCGCCCGGATGTGGCGGTGCTCATTGACTCCCCGGACTTCCACTTGCCCCTGGCCCGCCATTTGTCCCGGGCCGGCATCCCGGTGGTGCTTTACGTTTCCCCGCAGCTTTGGGCTTGGCGTTCCGGGCGGGTGAAGCTCATCCGCCGGGTGGTGCGCAAGGTCCTCTGCATTCTGCCCTTTGAGGTTGACTTTTACCGCCAGCACGGGGTGAACGCCAGCTTCGTGGGCCACCCTCTGGTGGACGAGTTGGCGTCTATCCCCCCTGTGGTGGGCCAGGAGCGCAAGCACGCCCTGGCGCTTTTGCCTGGCTCCCGGCGGCACGAGGTGGAAGCGCTTTTGCCGGTGATGCTGGAAGCTTTTCACCGCCTGCGTGATGAAGATCCGCAGCTTGCGGGCAAGGTCATCGTGGCCCCCGGTCTTTCTACTGGAGATTTGCAGGCCCTGGCCGGCCCTGACGGCTCCGGCCTGGAGTTCGTGGAAAACCACCGCTACCAGGAGCTGGCCCAATGTGAGGCAGCCTTCGTGGCTTCCGGAACGGCCACCCTGGTGTGCGCGCTCTTGGGGGTCCCCATGGTGGTGACCTACCGTCTTCACCCGTTGTCCTTTGCCCTGGCCTCCTTGCTGGTGAAGGTTCCCCACGTGGGTTTGGTGAACCTGGTAGCCGGGGAGCGGGTGGCTCCGGAGCTGGTGCAGGATGCGCTGGATGCCACCTCGCTGGCGGCCGCGGGGCGGGCCCTGCTTGGCGAGGAAGGGGAAATCCAGCGGCGTAAACTGTCGCTGGTGAGGGAAAAGCTGGGTGGTCCTGGTGCCTCTCGCCGGGCTGCCGAAGAAGTCCTCGAGGTGGCTGGCCGGTGA
- a CDS encoding TonB-dependent receptor: MKRKPLISCLLACLLMFVVSESHAVANPTARETATLVVTVVTAQKQAVADAEVTIVGMPFRARTNSQGQARLEGLKPGRYLVQATTPTGETASQEQAVTPGGELFLVLQVQPATFHEEVLVSAAHPEKMTETARPVSVLTGDTLLLAAQPSLGETLREQPGVTASFYAPGASRPLLRGQGGDRVRILQSGLDVGDASDTSPDHGVALTPFGLDRVEVLRGPAALLYGTETLGGVVNTVGGPVPQSPADAPLLGQTWWSVGSNGWQRALAANLQGQRGAWSWQATGSSQRQNDYRSAWGKVKNSFADSDDASIGLARFTDGGFLGVGFDRHQSTYGSPVEENVHVALFRQRWEARGELPLSWGALTRVRFGVAQVDYHHQEYEGDEVGTRVQNQQTSARLELHHDAIFGFSGILGWEGQSRDLQVKGEESYLPHTQSQKAAVFLWEHGDAGRVHWELGARWDHVRHDPRGENPRRGFDFASLTTSATFKLSDNLKLYASLGYTGKAPNPEELYSHGPHAATGLFEVGDDRLQLERNRHGEVGVRWSIARHSLQLNLFRAEVANFTFQNLTGEVVEDLPVAVFRQADARFWGAELSGHWDLLTDPASHLELTYGGDMVRGELQGRGGNLPRIPPARLFARLEWHVDPWNLRLGLQRVLAATRISQWETLTPGYTLVDAAVGFRLAGQRTAHILWLQGANLTDAKALNHTSFFKEKSPLPGRNVSVRYQLVF; encoded by the coding sequence ATGAAACGAAAGCCTTTGATTTCATGCCTCTTGGCATGTTTGTTGATGTTCGTTGTCAGCGAGAGCCACGCGGTGGCGAACCCTACCGCCAGAGAAACCGCCACGCTGGTGGTCACGGTGGTCACCGCTCAAAAGCAAGCGGTGGCCGACGCGGAAGTCACCATCGTGGGAATGCCTTTCCGCGCCCGTACCAACTCCCAGGGCCAAGCGCGGCTTGAGGGTCTCAAGCCCGGGCGCTACCTGGTGCAGGCAACCACACCCACCGGGGAAACCGCCTCCCAAGAGCAAGCAGTCACGCCGGGTGGCGAGCTTTTCTTGGTCCTGCAGGTACAGCCGGCCACCTTCCACGAGGAGGTTTTGGTTTCCGCCGCCCATCCCGAAAAGATGACGGAAACCGCAAGGCCGGTTTCGGTCTTGACCGGCGATACGCTGCTTTTGGCAGCCCAGCCCAGCCTGGGCGAGACGTTACGGGAGCAGCCAGGGGTGACCGCAAGCTTCTACGCCCCCGGGGCCAGCCGCCCGCTTTTGCGCGGGCAAGGGGGTGACCGGGTGCGCATCCTGCAGTCGGGGCTGGACGTGGGCGATGCTTCCGACACCAGCCCGGATCACGGCGTGGCACTCACCCCCTTCGGTCTCGACCGGGTGGAGGTGCTGCGGGGTCCCGCCGCCCTGCTTTACGGCACCGAAACCCTGGGTGGCGTGGTGAACACCGTGGGTGGCCCGGTACCGCAATCCCCCGCCGATGCCCCGCTTTTGGGGCAAACCTGGTGGTCGGTGGGCTCCAACGGCTGGCAAAGGGCGCTCGCGGCCAACCTCCAGGGCCAGCGAGGAGCATGGAGCTGGCAAGCCACCGGCAGCAGCCAACGTCAAAACGATTACCGCAGCGCCTGGGGAAAGGTCAAAAACAGCTTTGCCGACAGCGACGATGCCAGCATCGGCCTTGCCCGCTTCACGGACGGCGGGTTTTTAGGCGTAGGCTTCGATCGCCACCAGAGCACCTACGGCAGCCCCGTGGAAGAAAACGTCCACGTGGCGCTTTTCCGGCAAAGGTGGGAAGCGCGGGGGGAGCTGCCGTTATCCTGGGGAGCGCTAACCCGCGTGCGCTTCGGTGTGGCACAGGTGGACTACCACCACCAGGAGTACGAAGGGGACGAGGTGGGAACCCGCGTGCAAAACCAGCAAACCTCCGCTCGTCTGGAGCTGCACCATGACGCTATTTTCGGCTTTTCCGGCATCCTCGGGTGGGAAGGGCAAAGCCGGGATTTACAGGTTAAAGGCGAGGAGAGCTATCTGCCTCACACCCAATCCCAGAAAGCCGCGGTTTTCCTCTGGGAACACGGCGATGCGGGGCGGGTTCACTGGGAGCTGGGAGCCCGGTGGGATCACGTGCGCCACGACCCCCGGGGAGAAAACCCCCGTCGCGGTTTTGATTTTGCCAGCCTCACCACCTCGGCCACTTTCAAGCTTTCGGACAACCTCAAGCTTTACGCCTCGCTAGGTTACACCGGCAAGGCCCCCAATCCGGAAGAGCTTTACTCCCACGGCCCCCATGCCGCTACCGGCCTTTTTGAGGTGGGCGATGACCGCTTGCAGTTGGAACGAAACCGGCACGGGGAAGTGGGGGTGCGCTGGTCCATCGCCCGCCATTCCCTGCAGCTCAACCTGTTCCGCGCTGAGGTGGCCAACTTCACGTTCCAGAACCTCACCGGTGAAGTTGTAGAGGACCTTCCGGTAGCTGTCTTCCGCCAGGCCGATGCCCGTTTCTGGGGTGCGGAGCTTTCCGGCCATTGGGACCTCCTCACCGACCCCGCATCCCACCTGGAGCTCACCTACGGTGGCGATATGGTCCGCGGCGAGCTGCAAGGAAGGGGTGGAAACCTGCCGAGGATACCTCCGGCGCGCCTGTTTGCCCGCCTGGAGTGGCACGTCGATCCCTGGAACCTGCGGTTGGGCCTGCAAAGGGTGCTGGCGGCCACGCGCATTTCCCAGTGGGAAACACTAACGCCCGGCTACACCCTTGTGGATGCCGCCGTGGGCTTTCGCCTGGCCGGCCAACGCACCGCCCACATCCTCTGGCTGCAGGGGGCTAACCTCACCGACGCCAAGGCCCTCAACCACACCTCGTTTTTCAAAGAAAAAAGCCCGCTACCCGGGCGCAACGTGTCGGTGCGGTACCAGCTGGTTTTTTGA
- a CDS encoding VanZ family protein: protein MVTKRQYLVLSLVLAAVYLWVGTRPRLPHALGVFPDWLGHGLAYGVLAWVLRRGMDAFVPAAIGATGHGMLLEWLQRSVPGRSAEVTDVLADALGAILGAWLVRRPW from the coding sequence GTGGTCACAAAACGCCAATACCTGGTGCTTTCGCTGGTTTTAGCGGCCGTTTACCTGTGGGTCGGCACGCGCCCGCGGCTTCCCCATGCCCTGGGAGTTTTCCCCGATTGGCTGGGCCACGGGTTGGCTTACGGGGTGCTGGCGTGGGTGCTGCGGCGGGGCATGGACGCTTTTGTTCCGGCGGCTATTGGTGCCACGGGCCACGGGATGCTCCTCGAATGGCTTCAGAGGAGCGTCCCCGGCCGCTCGGCGGAAGTTACGGACGTGCTGGCTGATGCTTTGGGCGCCATCCTGGGCGCATGGCTTGTACGTCGCCCATGGTGA
- a CDS encoding YicC/YloC family endoribonuclease → MSGRLYSMTGLGEAAGAVSPRLSARVRVWSVNSRGLEINLRFLPRGDYPELELACRREVGTRISRGRVSLVLELKRTDWQQALRLNWEVAKALAQQLQAKPAELELAPLHFGELLAVPGFVEASEEALTPEEQEGVLGLLGEALEALAAARAREAELLLPSLQRELAVVEGFAEFLAREGEGLRQALYRRLLERVSGLRSEGVDELRLAQEAALLAERSDVAEEQSRLLAHVAHFRGLLAEGGAVGRKLDFLVQEMLRELNTAGSKLREVGVGERLVEAKAAVERLREQCANLE, encoded by the coding sequence ATGAGCGGGCGGCTTTACTCCATGACCGGCCTGGGGGAAGCGGCAGGTGCCGTTTCCCCGCGGCTTTCCGCGCGGGTGCGGGTGTGGTCGGTGAACTCCAGGGGCTTGGAGATCAACCTGCGCTTTCTGCCCCGGGGCGATTACCCCGAGCTGGAGCTGGCCTGCCGGCGGGAGGTCGGCACCCGGATCAGCCGCGGCCGGGTGAGCCTGGTCTTGGAGCTTAAGCGCACCGACTGGCAGCAGGCTCTGCGGTTGAACTGGGAGGTGGCGAAGGCCTTGGCCCAGCAGCTGCAGGCTAAGCCTGCCGAGCTGGAGCTGGCGCCCCTGCACTTTGGGGAGCTTTTGGCGGTTCCCGGTTTTGTGGAGGCGAGCGAGGAGGCACTGACCCCCGAAGAGCAGGAGGGGGTGCTGGGCCTGTTGGGCGAAGCGCTTGAGGCGCTTGCCGCCGCCCGCGCCCGGGAAGCGGAGCTTTTGCTTCCCTCCTTGCAAAGGGAGCTGGCGGTGGTGGAGGGGTTTGCGGAGTTTCTGGCCAGGGAAGGGGAGGGTCTGCGCCAGGCCCTGTACCGGCGGCTTTTGGAGCGGGTTTCAGGTTTGCGTTCGGAAGGGGTGGACGAGCTGCGGCTGGCGCAGGAAGCGGCGCTGTTGGCGGAGCGCAGCGATGTGGCCGAGGAGCAGAGCAGGCTTCTGGCCCATGTGGCGCACTTTCGCGGGCTTCTGGCGGAAGGAGGCGCGGTGGGCCGCAAGCTGGATTTTTTGGTGCAGGAAATGCTGCGGGAGCTGAACACCGCCGGCTCCAAGCTGCGGGAAGTGGGAGTGGGCGAAAGGCTGGTGGAGGCCAAGGCGGCGGTGGAGCGCCTGCGGGAGCAGTGCGCCAACCTCGAGTAG